From the genome of Ignavibacteriales bacterium:
GCTTTACCAATCAGGAGGTACTTGATTTTAGTTCGCAAACTAAAATAAAAAATACTGAATGTTAGTATAAAAACAAGAATGAAGATAAAATTTTTAATTTCCATAAAACTGATTACATTTTTCTGTTGGAATATTGTTCTGCTTATTATTTAGGTAATTTTGGATATTTTTTACTAAATGAATGATACATACTAACTGCAGCAGAAATTTTTATTAGATCCCACACAGAAAAAATAATTGCGCCAGCAAAAAACGCCTGTTTAAAATTTCCACTATAAAAAGTTGTAAGATATGCTGCTCCAATAATCAAAACAATTAAACTTGCTAACACCATTGAGGATATTATTGTGAATAGATTTCTTTTTCTTTCAATAATAAATCCAACAATAAATGCTGCTATTGGAAATGATAAAAGATAACCACCTGTTGGTCCAAATAATATTGGTAAACCAAAAGACATATTAGCAAACACCGGTATTCCAATTATTCCAACAAATAAATAAATGATTTGACTTATTGCACCATTTCTTGAACCAAGGAAAGCTCCTGATAAAATTACAAGCATTGTTTGCAGAGTAAAAGGAACTGGCTGAACCGGAACACTTACCTGTGCAGCAAAAGCCGTAAGAGTTGTAAAAGCTAAAATCCAAAAAAGATCTTTGCTAATAGCATAGCTAAAATATTTCATCAATTTATTTGATTTACTAATTTCATTAACTAACATTGTAACTCCATCTAATTAAAATTATTTTTGAAGAATAAATATGTTTTTTCTAATAAATTATCAAATTTTTTATTGCTTCATTCAAAAGGATGCTTTATATCAAATGTATGTCCAGCCGAAGGAATTTTATAAAACTCAGTATATTTTTTATCTGACCAGTTATAAATTTCTTCAGCTTCTTTTAAAGGAACCGCTAAATCTTGTTCACCGTGTGCAATAAATAATGGTCGATTTAACTCCTCAACCGCTTTTCTAATACTTAATGAATTTTTCCCATTTTCTTCAATATCCTTTAAAAGCGGAAGTTCTATTCGCATCATCTGGCCAGTTCTTTGATTCATAACCTCAAAAAAACCTTTCTTCTTCCATTCTTCTTTTTGCCGTTCAGAATATCTGTCCAAATATGAAATCGATGCCCAAAGAGCAACTCCTTTAACATCTTTAATATTTCTTGAGGCAATTAAGGAAATTGCACCTCCGCGGCTATGTCCCAATATTCCAATCTTCGGTTGATTTACTATACCAAAATAGTTGCTTAGATAAGCATTAATAAGTTCAGACAATTCCCTTACTTCTCTTGAATAAGTATTCTGCGCAAATTTTTTAAGATCAGAAAAAACAAGTGGATTTTCACCAATTCCATTATGCGAAAAATTAAATGTAAGAACAAAAAAGCCTTTTGAAGCGAAATATTCACCTAAATATGGACCAAATCCCCAATCCTTAAATCCTTGGAAACCGTGAACAAATATTAGACAACGATTAATATTATCCGTAATTCCATAAGCAGTTAAACTTAAAACTTCTTTTTCAGATGTTATAAAACTATAATCCTGCTTAACCATACGTAAATATGCTTATTAAGATGTGAAAAATCAAGAAAATTGAACATTCAATATTATCTAATGCAATCTTGCAGATAAAAACTTCACCACAAAGAATGTTATTCCAATCTTATAAAATAATTTTTATCTTAGCATTGTAATATTTTTTATTTAGATTTATTGGTACAAAGCGATGAATTATAAATTATTTTTGGTAAAGTGGAAAGTTGTTAAGCATGGATTTTAAATTTCTTGATGAACATAAAATGCTTCGCGATACGGTAAAAGAATTTACGAATAACGAGATCCGACCAATCGCTAGAAAAATTGATGAAGATGAGTTTATTCCGAAAGAATTAATTAAAAAGTTAGGAAAGTTAGGAATTCTGGGTACTTTATTTCCAGAAGAATATGGAGGTGGTGGTTTTGGAATTGTTGGTTTTTGTCTTGCTGAAGAAGAGATTACAAGAGCCTGCGGTTCTACAGCTACTTTAATTGGAGCACATCAGTCAATTGGAACGAATACAATTTTCATTGGCGGATCTGAGGAATTAAAGAAAAAATATTTACCTTCATTAACTTCTGGTGATAAAATTGCTGCCTTCTGTTTAACAGAACCTGAAGCTGGTTCTGATGCCAACAGCCTAAAAACTCATGCAAAATTAGTTGGTAGTAATTGGATTCTGAATGGTTCAAAAACCTGGATAACCAACGGCTCTATTGCCGATGTCTTTTCAGTATTTGCAAGAACTGATAAAGGTATTACCGGTTTCGTTGTGGATTCCAATACACCTGGAATTATTATTGGTCCAAATGAAAAAAAATTAGGAATTAGGGCAAGCGCTACAAATCAAATTACTTTTGAAGATGTTGAAGTTCCACCTGAAAATATGATCGGTATTGAAGGCCGGGGATTTTTATATGCAATGCGTACTCTTGAAGCAGGAAGACTTTGCATTGGTGCATGCTGCATTGGAGCTTCAAAAGAAATGCTCGAAATGTCTGCCGCTTATGCAAACCATAGGAAACAGTTTGGTGAAGTAATAGCTCATTTTCAAGGTGTGCAGTTTATGCTGGCAGAAATTGCAACACGAATTTATGCAATGGAAAGTTTGCTTTACAGAGCCGCACAAGGTTATGATGATAAGCGAGATATTGCATTAGAAGCTGCTATGGTAAAGCTATTTTGTTCTGAAGCTGTTGCAGAAGTTGCTGATAAGGCTTTACAAATTCATGGTGGAATGGGATTTTCCAGAGAATTACCTTTAGAAAAATTTTACAGAGACGCGCGAATACTAAAAATTTTTGAAGGCACGAGTGAAATTCAAAAAATGATAATTGGAAGGAAAGTCGCAAAAAATAATGGAGTCTGGAAGTTATAATGCCAAAACTTTTAGTTATTCCTTCGATTGATATAAAGAACGGAAAAACTGTTCGCGTTGTTCAGGGTATTCCTGAATTAGATGTTGCTGAATACGGGAACGACCCGGTAGATGCAGCTCTTCTGTGGCGGGCTGAAAACGCAAAGTGTATTCACGTTGTTGATCATGATGCTATCTGGGATGAGAAAGGAAGAAATTTTAAACTCATTGAAAAAATTTGTTCATCGGTAGTTATTCCCGTTCAACTTGGTGGCGGCATAAGAAATCTTGATGATGCAAAACGAGCTATTGATCTGGGTATTTACCGGATTGTTATTGGAAGTTTATTGCATGAGAACAGGAAGGAATTCGAGAGGATAGTAAAAGAAATTGGTATTACTCATGTTGCTGCTGCAATTGATTTTTTTGAAAACGAAGTAATCTATAAAGCAAGATCTATTAAAACCGGTTTAACCCCATTACAGATAGCAAAGGATTTTAAAACTTTTGGTATTGAAAGAATAGTTGTAACAGATGTTAAAGCAAATGGTATGATGTTCGGTCCAAATATAGAAATATCTAAGTTGATAGCAGAAGTAACTAAATGCAAAGTGACTCTTTCCGGCGGTGTTAGAGATAAGGATGACCTGATGGCAATAAGTGAAAATACAGATTCAGGCATCGATTCTGTCATTGTAGGCCGTGCACTTTATGAAAATAAATTTCCTTGCCAGAGGTTATGGCGCATAGCAGAATCTGGAATTTTTAATTGAGGTTTGAGATGCAAGAAAACAAAAACACAATTACTGTCAGTAGCTTTTGGTCCAATCTTTTTAAAACACCTGCCGAAAGAGATGAAATTAAGTTAGTACTTACTTCCATGCCTCCATTCAAAGAACTTAGCTCGAGGGATCTTGATTTACTCTTACATATTGTACACAACAGAGTTTATGCTGCCAATGAATTCATCTTCAATCAAGGAGATCCTGGAATTGGATTATATATTATTCAATCAGGTGAGGTACGTATTGAGAAACAAATAGATAAAAATCAAAAGTACACTCTTGCTGTTTTTAACAGAGGTGATTTCTTTGGAGAAATTGCTTTGCTTGACGATGATGCCCGCTCCGCATCAGCTATTGCAGCGAAGGATTCCAAATTAGCTGTTATATTTAAACCAGACCTTGACGAATTTGTAGAAAAATATCCAAAGAAAGGAATTAAAATACTCCAAGGCATTTCTCA
Proteins encoded in this window:
- a CDS encoding cyclic nucleotide-binding domain-containing protein, translated to MQENKNTITVSSFWSNLFKTPAERDEIKLVLTSMPPFKELSSRDLDLLLHIVHNRVYAANEFIFNQGDPGIGLYIIQSGEVRIEKQIDKNQKYTLAVFNRGDFFGEIALLDDDARSASAIAAKDSKLAVIFKPDLDEFVEKYPKKGIKILQGISQIVATRLRNINQDFITLYFQSLNKQ
- a CDS encoding 1-(5-phosphoribosyl)-5-[(5-phosphoribosylamino)methylideneamino] imidazole-4-carboxamide isomerase — translated: MPKLLVIPSIDIKNGKTVRVVQGIPELDVAEYGNDPVDAALLWRAENAKCIHVVDHDAIWDEKGRNFKLIEKICSSVVIPVQLGGGIRNLDDAKRAIDLGIYRIVIGSLLHENRKEFERIVKEIGITHVAAAIDFFENEVIYKARSIKTGLTPLQIAKDFKTFGIERIVVTDVKANGMMFGPNIEISKLIAEVTKCKVTLSGGVRDKDDLMAISENTDSGIDSVIVGRALYENKFPCQRLWRIAESGIFN
- a CDS encoding alpha/beta hydrolase, whose product is MVKQDYSFITSEKEVLSLTAYGITDNINRCLIFVHGFQGFKDWGFGPYLGEYFASKGFFVLTFNFSHNGIGENPLVFSDLKKFAQNTYSREVRELSELINAYLSNYFGIVNQPKIGILGHSRGGAISLIASRNIKDVKGVALWASISYLDRYSERQKEEWKKKGFFEVMNQRTGQMMRIELPLLKDIEENGKNSLSIRKAVEELNRPLFIAHGEQDLAVPLKEAEEIYNWSDKKYTEFYKIPSAGHTFDIKHPFE
- a CDS encoding acyl-CoA dehydrogenase family protein; the protein is MDFKFLDEHKMLRDTVKEFTNNEIRPIARKIDEDEFIPKELIKKLGKLGILGTLFPEEYGGGGFGIVGFCLAEEEITRACGSTATLIGAHQSIGTNTIFIGGSEELKKKYLPSLTSGDKIAAFCLTEPEAGSDANSLKTHAKLVGSNWILNGSKTWITNGSIADVFSVFARTDKGITGFVVDSNTPGIIIGPNEKKLGIRASATNQITFEDVEVPPENMIGIEGRGFLYAMRTLEAGRLCIGACCIGASKEMLEMSAAYANHRKQFGEVIAHFQGVQFMLAEIATRIYAMESLLYRAAQGYDDKRDIALEAAMVKLFCSEAVAEVADKALQIHGGMGFSRELPLEKFYRDARILKIFEGTSEIQKMIIGRKVAKNNGVWKL
- a CDS encoding biotin transporter BioY, yielding MLVNEISKSNKLMKYFSYAISKDLFWILAFTTLTAFAAQVSVPVQPVPFTLQTMLVILSGAFLGSRNGAISQIIYLFVGIIGIPVFANMSFGLPILFGPTGGYLLSFPIAAFIVGFIIERKRNLFTIISSMVLASLIVLIIGAAYLTTFYSGNFKQAFFAGAIIFSVWDLIKISAAVSMYHSFSKKYPKLPK